The Fusobacterium sp. IOR10 region TAAAGATTTTACTGTTTCTCCTTTCAACCTTCTTTCATAAATTTCTATTTTTTGTTTATTTGTTAATTTGGACATAAGAAATGCACCCTCCATCTTATTTGTCTAAGATTTTGGGTGCACTACATAAGCAGCTCTTTACTATTGTTATAATATTTATTAATAATTTTCTTTTCTAAGTTCAAAGTAAGCTTTAGGATGATCACAAACAGGGCAAACATTAGGTGCGCTTTCCCCAACGTGAAGATATCCACAGTTACCACATTCCCAAACAACAGCAACTTTTTTAGAAAAAACAGAGTCATCTATTACATTTTGAAGAAGTTTTCTATATCTTTTTTCATGTTCTTTTTCTACTTTTGCAACTCCTTCTAAAACTCTTGCAATTTTTTCAAAACCTTCTTCTCTAGCTGTAGCAGCAAAATTATGATACATATCAGTCCATTCATAATTTTCTCCATCAGCAGCATCTCTAAGATTTTCTACAGTACAAGGAACAGAACCTCCATGAAGAAGTTTGAACCAAAGTTCAGCATGTTCTTTTTCATTAGCAGCAGTTTTTTCAAAAATATTTGCTATTTGTACGTAACCTTCTTTTTTTGCTTTAGAAGCATAGTAAGTATACTTATTTCTAGCTTGAGATTCTCCAGCAAAAGCTTCCATTAAATTTTTTTCAGTTTTACTTCCTTTTAATTCCATAATGAATCCTCCCTTAACTTTATGTAAATGTAATAATTTCAATTATGTAATAATTGTACCAAAGTATTTTTTAAAAGTCAAGGGAACGATAAAATTATAATTAATATCTCAAATAAATATAAATTAAGCTTAAAATAATTGATTGAAGAACAATAAAAAGTCCCCATTTAAAAAATTCTTTAAAGGTTATTTCAATACCAACTTTTTTAGAAACAGAAGTTCCAACCATATTAGCAGCAGCTCCAACAATAGTCATATTTCCTCCTAAACAGCATCCAAGGGAAAGTGCCCACCATAATGATTCAGTATTTCCAGTATAATTTGGTATAATTGATGAGACTAATTTTCCAAAAGAAAGACTTAATGGAACGGATCCAACTATTGGTGAAAGAAGTCCAGATATTATTATAAGTAGAGAAGAGGTTAATTTTAAATCTCCTTTAGTAAAGGCTACTACATAAGAACCAATATATTCAATTATTCCAAGTTCTTCCAATCCTTGAACTAAAACAAATAAAGCTCCAAAGAAAAATAAGGTATCCCATTCTATTTTACTAAATACTTCTTCTGGTTTTTTCTTTGAAATAAGTACAAGTATTGTGGAACCTAAAATTGCAATTATAGCGAGCCCTATTTGAGAAAATGAATTAGTTAAAAATCCAAGAATAACTAAAATAAAAATAGTGACAGATTTTAAAAGCAATTTTTTATCTGTAATAATTCTAGATGTATCAAGTTCCATAATACTAGCTCTCAATTCCCTTGAAACAATTAATTTCTTTCTTAAAAAAAAGCTAACTGAGAATAAAAGAACAAAAATATTTATAAGTATAATAGGGGCAAGATTTATAATAAAATCATTAAAATTTTTATCTGAAAGAGATGCAATAATCAAATTAGGAGGGTCCCCAATCATAGTGGCAGTTCCTCCAATGTTGGACATAAATATTTGTACTAGTATAAAAGGTTTAGGATCTAAATGCAATTTTTTAGCTAAAAATATTGTTATTGGAACTATTAATAAAATGGTTGTAACATTATCTAAAAGAGCTGAAAAAAATGCAGTAACTAAAGAAAGAAAAATAAGGATTTTAATTGGATCTCCCTTTGATACTTGGGCTAATTTGATTGCAATCCATTGAAAAATTCCAGTTTCAGACATAATTTCAACTATCATCATCATACCCATTAATAAAATTAAAACTTCCAAATTATATCCAATTGTTTCTAAAGCAGTTTCTTCATCTAAAATATTTATAATAATCATAAAAGAAGCTCCAATAATCGTTACCAATGATTTAGGATATTTTTCAGTTATTATAAAATAAAATGTAATAGTAAATGTTAAAATTCCAAGTATCATGTATAAAGTAGCCATAGTAATCCTCCTAGAGTAGTATAAAATTTAAAAACAAAAAAAACTCTATAAACATTTGGAGAATGTTCATAGAGTTTTGTATTAGCTTCAAGCATTTAACAATTAGTCGAATGTTTGGAGAGCCCTATCTCCAAAATATTGTTTATGCTAATAGTATACATAATAATTTCAAATTATTCAAATTATAAATTATTTGTTTTATTATAAATGGCTTTTATGAATCCTAAAAATAGAGGATGAGGATTATTTGGTCTAGTTTTAAATTCTGGATGGAATTGTCCTGCTATAAAGAAAGGATGTTCTTCTCTAGATAATTCAACTATTTCAGTTAAAACACCATTAGGAGAAGTTCCAGATATTCTTAAACCAGATTTTTCTATTACTTCTTTAAAATCATTGTTAAATTCATATCTATGTCTATGTCTTTCTGAAATTTCTATTTTTCCATATAATTCTTTAGCTAAACTATTTTCTTTTAATACACAAGGATATGCTCCAAGTCTCATAGTTCCACCCATATTTTCAATGCTTTTTTGACTTTCTAAGATATCAATAACAGGGTAAGCTGTATTTGGGTTAAATTCAGTTGAATCAGCATCTTTATATCCCAAAACATTTCTAGCATATTCAATAACAGCAAGTTGCATTCCAAGACAAATTCCAAGGAAAGGAATCTTATTTACTCTAGCAAAATTAACAGCTTGTATTTTTCCAAGAATTCCCCTATCTCCAAATCCACCAGGAACTAAAATTCCATCAAAGTTCTTTAATTTCTCTAAATCTAAATTTTCAGATTGAAGATAACTTATTTCAGCACTTAATCCTTGAGAAAAAGCAGCGTGTTCAATAGATTCTGTAACACTTAGGTAAGCATCTTTTAATTTAACATATTTACCAACAACAGCAACTTTAATTTTTTCCTTAGGATTTTTTATGTTATAAACAATTTTTTCCCAGTTACTTAAATCAAAAGGTCTTTCTTCTAAATTTAATTTTTTACAAACGATTCTAGCTAATCCTTCTTTTTCCATAATTAAAGGAAGCTCGTAAATAGTTTCAGCATCAGCAGCTTCTATAACAGCATCTTTTTCAATGTTACAAAACATTGATAATTTTTCTTTGATGCTATTATTAATAGGATGCTCTGTTCTACAAACTAATATGTCTGGTCTTATTCCTAAACTCATAAGAAGTTTTACTGAGTGTTGAGAAGGTTTTGACTTTAATTCTTTAGCAGCTTTTAAATAAGGTAGTAAAGTTACATGTATATATATTGCATTATGTTCCCCAATATCATATTTAAATTGTCTAATTGCTTCTAAAAAAGGAGTAGATTCAATATCTCCAACAGTTCCCCCTATTTCAGTAATAACTATATCAGCTTCAATTTCTTTAGTAACTGCAATAATTTTAGATTTTATTTCATTTGTAATATGAGGAATAACTTGAACAGTTTTTCCAAGATATTGACCTTCTCTTTCTTTAGTGATTACTGATTGATAAATTTTACCACTAGTTATATTACTACTTTTAGAAAGATTTCTATCGATAAATCTTTCGTAGTGACCTAAATCCAAATCTGTTTCAGCTCCATCTTCAGTTACAAAAACTTCTCCATGTTCATATGGATTCATAGTTCCAGGATCGACATTTAAATAGGGATCAAATTTTTGAAGGACAACTTTATATCCCCTTTCTTTTAATAATCTTCCAAGTGAAGCTGCTGTAATTCCTTTTCCAAGTGAAGAAACAACACCTCCAGTAACAAAAATAAATTTGGTTTCTTTGCTGATACTTTCCATTTATTACCTCCAATAAAATTAAACTTTTTATTTTTACAAAAAATAAATCAGGTGAAAAAAAAAACACCTGATTTTTAATTACACTATTCTATTTTGAATCTCCAAAAATTTAATACGAGATATTATACCACAAAATTTGAAAATTTTTAAGTTTATTTTTTATTTTTTTTAATTTTATCTTTAATTTTTCTTTTGTGAGTTATAACAATTCCTCCAAGATCTTCTAAAGTCTTCTTATCAATATCATTTTCAATATCAATATATTTATCCATTAAAGTTTCAAATCTTGTAGTAGCCTTTTTAAATTCTTGTGTTTTATAAGCTTGTCTTAAACTTTCTATAAGTACAAAGGCAACAAGAAGTAAAATTATAGCAAATGGTAATCCAGTTGTTATAACAGCTGTTTGAAGAGCTTTTAGAGCTTTTTCTCCACCAATCATAAGTAAAATTATAGCAGTTAATCCTTCCATAGATGCCCAAAATACCCTTTGTGGAACTGGAGAATCTAATTTTCCTCCTGATGTAATTTGGTCAACAACAAGAGAACCAGAATCACTTGATGTAACAAAGAAAGAAATTATTAAAATAGTACTAAATACAGATAAGAAAATTCTAATAACTCCTTGAAATAAAGGAATATTCAAATGTCTAATCATTTCAAAAAGTGCAACAGAAACATCACTTTGAACAACATTGAATAGTTGACCTTGGGTAATTTGATTTATGTGAAAAGCAGTAACTCCAAAAACACTTAACCATAAAAAAGAAAGTAAAGATGGGACAATCATTACTGCTAAAACAAATTCTCTAATAGTTCTACCCTTTGAAATTTTAGCTATAAACATTCCAACAAATGGTGACCAAGAAATCCACCATGCTAAATAGAATACAGTCCAAGATCCTTGCCAAGTACTATTTGAAGAATCTATAAAGAATGTAGTTGTTAGAAAATCATTTAAGTAAAGACCAAGGGAATTACTAAAAGTTCTAACAATTAATCCTGTAGGACCCAATAGAAAAATGATTCCCATTAAAATTCCAGCAAAAATAATATTTAATTGAGAAAGGAATTTAACTCCTTTTTCAACTCCAGAAACAACACTCATTGTTGCAATGGCAGTTATAATAACTATTAAAATAACTTGAACAAATACAGAAACTTCAACTCCAAAAACATAGTTAAGTCCACTGTTAATTTGTTGCACTCCCAATCCTAGTGAAGTAGCTAATCCAAACAAACAAGAAACTACAGCTAAAATATCTATTAAATCTCCCCAGAATCCAAATATCTTATTTTTTAAAAGAGGATAAAAGACAGATCTTAAGGATAAAGGTAATTTTTTGTTATATGCAAAAAATGCCAATGCTAGAGAAATTAAAGCATATATTCCCCATGGGTGTATTCCCCAATGAAAAAATGTAGTTGCAAGAGCTTGTGTTAGAGAATTTGAACTAGAATAAATAGGTGGAGTAACTTGTTGATGATATAGAGGTTCACCAACTGACCAGAACATAAGTCCAATTCCCATTCCAGCAGAAATTAACATAGAATACCAAGCAAAATTACTAAATTCAGGTTTTGCATTAACTCCTCCAATTCTAACCTTTCCTAATTTTGAAAAAGCAAAAATAAGACAAACTAATATAAAAATATTACTAGTCATAATAAATAACCAGTCTAAATGTTGAACAATATAATCGTTTATAAGATTGAAAATTCTATTAGCTCTATCTAAATCTAAAAAAGCAAATAGAGAAAATCCCAATATTATAATTCCAGTACCAATCGAAACGATTGGATTTAAATCCATTCCAAAGCCAGTAAAATTACGACTAAATAATTTTTCCTCAGCGGTTTTCTTTAAAAGCTTACTCATAATACCTCCGTAAATAAATCATAGTAAATAATATTATATATAAAAAAATACTTTTTCATTATATCACATGTAATGAATTATTTCAAATAAGCTATTTTTGGTGCAATAATAGGCTTAATGATTCTGTTGAAAAAAAATAAAAAAAATATTGAAAAATGTACGTAAATAGAATATATTAAATGTATAGATTATGAATATAAAAAGGAGAAAAAATGATATTGATAACAGGTGCTAATGGACAGTTAGGAAATGATTTTAAAAAATTATTAGATTCACAAAAAATAAAGTATATAGGAACAGATGTGAGGGAATTAGATATAACTAACGAAGAGGATATAGAAAAATTTGTAGATGGAAAAAATATAGATTTAATAATTAACTGCGCAGCATATAATAATGTAGATCAAGCAGAGGAAGAGTATAAAATATGTGAAAAGTTAAATACAAAATCTCCAGAGTTTTTGGCTAAAATAGCAAAGAAGATAGGAGCAGAGTTTATAACCTATTCAACTGATTTTGTATTTGATGGAGAGAAAGGGTTACCATATACAGAAAAAGACCTTCCTAACCCTCTTTCAGTGTATGGTAGTACAAAGTTTCAAGGGGAAAAAAATGTTTTAAACCTTTATGAGAAAGTTTTTGTTGTGAGAACATCTTGGGTTTTTGGAATTGGAAATAACAACTTTAATAAGCAGGTTATTAATTGGAGTAAAGGAAAGAACAAATTGGCTATAGTTGATGATCAAATTTCTTCACCTACCTATTCTAAAGATTTGGCTGAATTCACATGGGAACTTATAAAAACAAAAAAATATGGATTATATCATTTTTCAAATTCAGGAGAAGCTTCTAAGTATGATCAAGCAAATTATATTTTGAAAAAAATAGGTTGGATTGGAGAATTAAAAAGAGCAAAAACAAGTGATTTTAAATTGAAAGCCAAAAGAGCTAAATATACAAAATTATCAAGTGAAAAGATAGAGAAGGTTCTTAATAGAAAAATTCCAACATGGGAATCTGGGATAGACAGATTCTTAAAAGAATTAAATTAAAAAAAAGGATGAATTCATCCTTTTTTTTTAATCATCAAATGAGCTTGTAAATTTCATTTCTTTTCTATAACTATGATATTGTAATAAATTATAAATAATATAGTAAAAAGAAACTAAAAACATACTATATTTTAAAGTTAAGAAAATTAAGATTATAAATATAGTCATAAATTTCTTTGGAACAAAATTAAATACTTTATCTGGAGTAAGAAATGGTATTGTTGAAACCATTAAAGCTGCTGAAATAACAGTTATACCCATAAAAATTTCAATACTAAACAAATTATATCCAAATTTTTCAGCTTGTATGCAAATTAAAAGATAAGAAATAATAGTTGCTGCACCATTTGGAATTGGCATACCGCTAAAATCATCCTTTTCATCTGAAGCAGTTGTTACAACGTTAAATTTAACTAGTCTCATAACTCCACATAGGGCGTAGATAAAAGCAACAGGAATTACAAAGGGTGCAAATTTTGGATCTTCAGATAATTTAGTATATACTAAAATACTAGGGGCAATTCCGAAAGATACTGCGTCTGAAAAGGAATCAAATTCTTTACCAAATTCACTAAAGGCATCAAATTTTCTTGCTGTCTTACCATCTAATCCGTCGCAAACCATAGCTAAAAAAATAAACCAAATAGCATAATGAATATTTCCTTTTATTGAGGATATAATACTAAGATAACCAAGAAGCATATTAGCAGCAGTAATTGCATTAGGTGCTATATATTTCTTTTCAACCATTTTAACCACTTCCTTATTTTTATTAATGTACATAGAATTCTAGCATAAAAAGCAATAAAATTCAATTTTATTTCTTTTCATGCGAGGTTAAAGAAAATATGGTATAATTAGCTTAGGAAATAGATATTAAATTATTGTGAACTTTTATTTGGAGGTATTGTTATGAAAAAAATATTTAATATGGTTGGTGTCTTTTTTTTAGTTTTTTTAATTGCAATATTTGGATTGAAAGATACTATTATAAAAAGCAGAATAGAAAAAGAAATGACAAAAGAGTTAGGTGCCAATGTGAAGATTTATGGGGTGGATTATTCAATTTTCAAAAATTTTCTAGAACTAAAAAAAATAGAAATAGAAGATATTTCATCAATTGAAAAAATGGATGTTAAATTAAATTTTTCAGATATTTTAAGTAAAAGAATAGAAATAAAAGATATAAATGTACAAGGATTAGAATTTGCTGAGGACAAGATGGAGACACTGTTAAATTTAGGAGAATTAACTTCTGAGAAAGTACAGTCTAAATTGGAAAACAAAACGTCAGATAATCAAATAATTTCAACTGGAGAAAAAAATTCAGATAAATGGATTATTGAAATTGATAAAATAGAAATACAAGCTAAACTATTTGATGAAAATATTAATGTTAAAATGAATAGTTCTGAAGGCTCAAAAATAGATTTTAGAAAATTTATTAATTTTGTAAAAAAGAATGTTATTGACGAAAAAAATTAGATATGTTATAATTATTCAGTCATGAGTAGGAATGATGGAGGTTTGCGGCATAGTCGTATTGAACCGTGTCAGATTCGAGAGGAAGCAGCACTAAGATATAGTTGTGGGTGCAAATTCGAAGTGTTTTTACTCATGGCACTATTATTTTATAGATATATCTAAGGAGAGAGCTAACTCTCTTTTTTTTTATAAGTGTTTAATTTAAAACTACAAGGATGGTAGTTAGAATGTATAAAATATTAGATGTAAGAGAAATAAGAAAGGATGAAGAAAAATATAGGAAATTAGATGGAGATATTCCAATAATAGATGATTCATTATATATTGTATTAAGTGAAAATAATGAAGATATAGGATATATTGTAGCTAGAGTATTTCCTAAGAAATATATTTTAGAAAAGATTTTTATAAAAAAAAGCGAAAGATATAAATCTTGTGGTATGAAACTGTTAATTTTTTTTATAGAGCATGGAATAAAGAAAAAAAAAGAGAATATAGAGTATGA contains the following coding sequences:
- the rfbD gene encoding dTDP-4-dehydrorhamnose reductase, with product MILITGANGQLGNDFKKLLDSQKIKYIGTDVRELDITNEEDIEKFVDGKNIDLIINCAAYNNVDQAEEEYKICEKLNTKSPEFLAKIAKKIGAEFITYSTDFVFDGEKGLPYTEKDLPNPLSVYGSTKFQGEKNVLNLYEKVFVVRTSWVFGIGNNNFNKQVINWSKGKNKLAIVDDQISSPTYSKDLAEFTWELIKTKKYGLYHFSNSGEASKYDQANYILKKIGWIGELKRAKTSDFKLKAKRAKYTKLSSEKIEKVLNRKIPTWESGIDRFLKELN
- the rbr gene encoding rubrerythrin translates to MELKGSKTEKNLMEAFAGESQARNKYTYYASKAKKEGYVQIANIFEKTAANEKEHAELWFKLLHGGSVPCTVENLRDAADGENYEWTDMYHNFAATAREEGFEKIARVLEGVAKVEKEHEKRYRKLLQNVIDDSVFSKKVAVVWECGNCGYLHVGESAPNVCPVCDHPKAYFELRKENY
- a CDS encoding ArsB/NhaD family transporter; translation: MATLYMILGILTFTITFYFIITEKYPKSLVTIIGASFMIIINILDEETALETIGYNLEVLILLMGMMMIVEIMSETGIFQWIAIKLAQVSKGDPIKILIFLSLVTAFFSALLDNVTTILLIVPITIFLAKKLHLDPKPFILVQIFMSNIGGTATMIGDPPNLIIASLSDKNFNDFIINLAPIILINIFVLLFSVSFFLRKKLIVSRELRASIMELDTSRIITDKKLLLKSVTIFILVILGFLTNSFSQIGLAIIAILGSTILVLISKKKPEEVFSKIEWDTLFFFGALFVLVQGLEELGIIEYIGSYVVAFTKGDLKLTSSLLIIISGLLSPIVGSVPLSLSFGKLVSSIIPNYTGNTESLWWALSLGCCLGGNMTIVGAAANMVGTSVSKKVGIEITFKEFFKWGLFIVLQSIILSLIYIYLRY
- a CDS encoding AsmA family protein, whose translation is MKKIFNMVGVFFLVFLIAIFGLKDTIIKSRIEKEMTKELGANVKIYGVDYSIFKNFLELKKIEIEDISSIEKMDVKLNFSDILSKRIEIKDINVQGLEFAEDKMETLLNLGELTSEKVQSKLENKTSDNQIISTGEKNSDKWIIEIDKIEIQAKLFDENINVKMNSSEGSKIDFRKFINFVKKNVIDEKN
- the pssA gene encoding CDP-diacylglycerol--serine O-phosphatidyltransferase, producing MVEKKYIAPNAITAANMLLGYLSIISSIKGNIHYAIWFIFLAMVCDGLDGKTARKFDAFSEFGKEFDSFSDAVSFGIAPSILVYTKLSEDPKFAPFVIPVAFIYALCGVMRLVKFNVVTTASDEKDDFSGMPIPNGAATIISYLLICIQAEKFGYNLFSIEIFMGITVISAALMVSTIPFLTPDKVFNFVPKKFMTIFIILIFLTLKYSMFLVSFYYIIYNLLQYHSYRKEMKFTSSFDD
- a CDS encoding CTP synthase, whose product is MESISKETKFIFVTGGVVSSLGKGITAASLGRLLKERGYKVVLQKFDPYLNVDPGTMNPYEHGEVFVTEDGAETDLDLGHYERFIDRNLSKSSNITSGKIYQSVITKEREGQYLGKTVQVIPHITNEIKSKIIAVTKEIEADIVITEIGGTVGDIESTPFLEAIRQFKYDIGEHNAIYIHVTLLPYLKAAKELKSKPSQHSVKLLMSLGIRPDILVCRTEHPINNSIKEKLSMFCNIEKDAVIEAADAETIYELPLIMEKEGLARIVCKKLNLEERPFDLSNWEKIVYNIKNPKEKIKVAVVGKYVKLKDAYLSVTESIEHAAFSQGLSAEISYLQSENLDLEKLKNFDGILVPGGFGDRGILGKIQAVNFARVNKIPFLGICLGMQLAVIEYARNVLGYKDADSTEFNPNTAYPVIDILESQKSIENMGGTMRLGAYPCVLKENSLAKELYGKIEISERHRHRYEFNNDFKEVIEKSGLRISGTSPNGVLTEIVELSREEHPFFIAGQFHPEFKTRPNNPHPLFLGFIKAIYNKTNNL
- a CDS encoding BCCT family transporter; translation: MSKLLKKTAEEKLFSRNFTGFGMDLNPIVSIGTGIIILGFSLFAFLDLDRANRIFNLINDYIVQHLDWLFIMTSNIFILVCLIFAFSKLGKVRIGGVNAKPEFSNFAWYSMLISAGMGIGLMFWSVGEPLYHQQVTPPIYSSSNSLTQALATTFFHWGIHPWGIYALISLALAFFAYNKKLPLSLRSVFYPLLKNKIFGFWGDLIDILAVVSCLFGLATSLGLGVQQINSGLNYVFGVEVSVFVQVILIVIITAIATMSVVSGVEKGVKFLSQLNIIFAGILMGIIFLLGPTGLIVRTFSNSLGLYLNDFLTTTFFIDSSNSTWQGSWTVFYLAWWISWSPFVGMFIAKISKGRTIREFVLAVMIVPSLLSFLWLSVFGVTAFHINQITQGQLFNVVQSDVSVALFEMIRHLNIPLFQGVIRIFLSVFSTILIISFFVTSSDSGSLVVDQITSGGKLDSPVPQRVFWASMEGLTAIILLMIGGEKALKALQTAVITTGLPFAIILLLVAFVLIESLRQAYKTQEFKKATTRFETLMDKYIDIENDIDKKTLEDLGGIVITHKRKIKDKIKKNKK